A segment of the Halocatena salina genome:
CCGGTGAACTGGATGCAAACGAAATTATCCAGGACGTGACGGACGAATTCGGCGGCGGGGGCGGTGGCAGGCCGTCTCTCGCACAGGGAGGCGGCCTCTCTGCTGATCCCAAGACTGTCGTCGAATATCTCAGTGACACCGCTTGAGTGGGTCAATTGCAGGTAACCGGAAATGCATCTGAGCTCCTGCGTTCAAATCCGGCGTGGCTGTTTCTGGACGCACTGATTCGGATTTTCCAATCGCTGGCAAACACGATCTGGCAGATTTATATCAATCGTTGGAATCGGCGTCAGTGATAGATTTGTATCGGACACCGTCGCCATACCCAACGGCAGAGAAGTACTCCGAGTGTCTCGACGCTTACCTACTGGAGGTTCGAAAAGGTCGAGAGATGCGAATCCGAGGCGAGAACAACAGCAAACGGTCCTTACGGGATTACGATCCGCGACCCGCGACCAGCACGGTGTGGTCGAAGCTGTCAGTCGTCGGCACTGGCCACTTCGTCGGTCTCGCGGATGGCGTACCCTTCGTATCCGTCGACCGGCGCGTCGGGATTGATCCGATTGAGCTCCTCAGGCGCACCGAGTTGTGCGTCGGTCTTATCCGGATTCTGAAGCTTTGTACGGCCACGTTGGACGGTGATTTCATCGTTCAGGTGGAGCTTGATGGCCTCGATGAACGCCTCGGCTTCGAGCGGTTGGCCGAGTTGTTCGAGTTCCTTCTCGGTGGCGTCGTCAGGAACGTTAAACGTCCGCTGGGAGATTATTGGACCTTGATCGAGATCGGTGGTCACATAATGGGCCGTGACACCTGCGATACGGACGCCTTCTTTGATCGCCTGCATGTACGCAGAGGCACCGGGAAACGCCGGAAGCAGGCTCGGATGAACATTGATGATACGGTTGTCGTATCGAAAGACGACCTCCGGCGAGAGGATGCGAATGTAGCGAGCAAGCGCAAGGAGGTCGATATTGTAGTCTGCCAATAAGTCTAGTAGCTCGTCTTCGTCCGGGACGCCCGTTTCGTCACCGATGTCGTGGAAGGGGACACCGTACTCGGTCGCAAGCGGTTCGAGATCACTGTGGTTCCCGATGACGACATCAATATCGGCACCAAGATCGCCGCATTCCCACTCCTTGAGGAGCGCTTCGAGACAATGGCTCTCCTTTGTGACGAGAACGGCGAGCGATTGTGTCTCGCTGGTTATGGGGAATCGAACCTGGATGTCGACATTGAAGTCTTCGCCAAGGGCTTCGAGATCCTCACGAAGG
Coding sequences within it:
- a CDS encoding formyltetrahydrofolate deformylase, translating into MTDGLTEITIVGEDDTGIVAEVTSFLFERNVNIEALDQAVREGTFRMTIHVDTSEMVTTQETLREDLEALGEDFNVDIQVRFPITSETQSLAVLVTKESHCLEALLKEWECGDLGADIDVVIGNHSDLEPLATEYGVPFHDIGDETGVPDEDELLDLLADYNIDLLALARYIRILSPEVVFRYDNRIINVHPSLLPAFPGASAYMQAIKEGVRIAGVTAHYVTTDLDQGPIISQRTFNVPDDATEKELEQLGQPLEAEAFIEAIKLHLNDEITVQRGRTKLQNPDKTDAQLGAPEELNRINPDAPVDGYEGYAIRETDEVASADD